One region of Armigeres subalbatus isolate Guangzhou_Male chromosome 3, GZ_Asu_2, whole genome shotgun sequence genomic DNA includes:
- the LOC134219485 gene encoding trypsin alpha-3-like: MKIVTFVLTVVSTAVVVRAEIFNEAWQAKQIIPVAAKLIDENYAERLTGLKKIIGGHKVDVSNFPYQLSLRSYENHICGASVISIYWALSAAHCVSPQRDVQTITLRAGASNRLQGGRVHSVSRIELHPNYNPATFDYDVAVLQVVTPLVGANVRTVMLAPAGYDPYHGIRSLVTGWGRTLLDNGLPTELHAVDIPIVSRSTCASYWSTDLITERMLCAGQEGRDSCNGDSGGPLVSGGQQIGIVSWGSTECGGPLPAVYTHIGHPLVRRFIRMTTGV, translated from the exons ATGAAAATTGTAACATTTGTGTTAACAGTAGTTTCAACGGCCGTCGTTGTTAGGGCTG AAATATTCAACGAAGCATGGCAGGCAAAGCAGATTATTCCTGTTGCTGCCAAACTGATCGATGAAAATTATGCGGAACGACTAACTGGATTGAAAAAGATTATTGGCGGCCATAAGGTGGATGTTTCCAACTTCCCATACCAGCTGTCGTTGAGAAGCtacgaaaatcatatttgtggTGCTTCAGTAATTTCCATTTACTGGGCGCTTTCCGCAGCTCATTGTGTTTCCCCTCAACGCGATGTTCAAACC ATTACACTGCGTGCAGGAGCCAGCAACCGTCTGCAAGGTGGCAGAGTTCACAGCGTTTCTCGGATTGAGCTGCACCCCAACTATAATCCCGCCACGTTCGATTATGATGTGGCAGTGCTACAAGTCGTCACCCCTCTGGTTGGAGCAAACGTCCGAACGGTTATGCTGGCGCCAGCAGGTTACGACCCGTATCATGGAATCCGAAGTCTGGTGACTGGATGGGGCAGAACG CTACTTGATAACGGATTGCCAACTGAGCTACACGCTGTCGATATTCCGATAGTGTCCAGAAGCACATGCGCCAGCTATTGGAGCACCGATCTGATAACAGAGAG AATGCTCTGTGCCGGTCAGGAGGGACGTGATTCCTGTAATGGAGATAGTGGAGGACCGTTGGTTTCTGGTGGGCAACAAATCGGTATTGTGTCTTGGGGTTCAACGGAATGCGGAGGCCCATTACCAGCAGTTTATACTCATATCGGACATCCCTTAGTAAGAAGATTCATCAGAATGACAACAGGAGTGtaa
- the LOC134222111 gene encoding uncharacterized protein LOC134222111, producing MLTLLNDDTYKVVPRDPTSKFQTHNNNIIKRLLDLHLIDAPTYRKLKTTTSICPRIYGQPKAHKPDLPLRPVVPNMTSPTYHLSKYIASILKQSSRGQFNITDSFDFVNYINRVTLPQGYVLVSFDVVSLFTNIPKDLVIRDIITNWDDIQQATNICLDLLLEMVEFCLDTSYFCFRNKFYIQTFGTAMGSPLSPILADIVMDSLLHTVNQLVPYPMPVLKKYVDDLILALPEDKIHEVLDIFNGYNPHLQFTVEKESNNKLPFLDTLITRHEDQTLSTSWYSKPIASGRLMNFHSFHPTTMKINIASNYIDRVIRLTTNTNWNILKQIIFQNLRQNNYPAALINRILCHINTQDNNQTYDQSPITTQLSSSVSQPSSCHQHSSTTSPQHQMDPNSINSATANMTSAPNSISIQNPHLPTQTAYKSIPFIPQLTTNIAHCLKIDYPQTELVSSQAYKCSVPEKKHNWNQQRRKTWFFPVYMNPFRNVIKLSEGS from the exons ATGCTTACACTACTAAACGACGACACGTACAAAGTTGTCCCTAGAGACCCGACATCAAAATTCCAAACTCACAACAACAACATCATCAAGCGTCTTTTAGACCTCCATCTAATTGATGCGCCAACCTATAGGAAGTTAAAAACAACCACATCCATCTGCCCAAGGATATACGGTCAACCTAAGGCACACAAGCCGGACCTACCTTTACGACCAGTCGTTCCTAACATGACCTCACCCACATACCATCTATCAAAGTACATAGCATCAATACTCAAACAATCTTCAAGGGGACAGTTCAACATAACCGACAGCTTCGATTTTGTAAATTATATCAACAGAGTTACACTTCCACAAGGATACGTGCTGGTATCTTTTGACGTGGTCTCCCTCTTCACGAACATACCCAAGGACCTCGTCATCCGTGATATAATCACAAACTGGGATGATATCCAACAAGCCACGAACATATGCTTGGACTTACTGTTGGAAATGGTAGAATTCTGTTTGGACACATCCTATTTCTGTTTCCGGAACAAATTCTACATTCAGACATTCGGTACAGCCATGGGCAGTCCACTGTCTCCAATTCTAGCTGATATAGTTATGGATAGCCTCCTACACACGGTGAATCAACTAGTACCGTATCCCATGCCGGTACTTAAAAAATATGTTGACGATTTAATACTCGCACTACCAGAAGATAAAATCCATGAAGTCCTGGATATCTTCAATGGCTACAACCCACATCTCCAGTTCACCGTAGAAAAAGAATCCAACAACAAGCTTCCGTTTCTAGACACGCTCATTACCCGACACGAAGACCAGACTCTCAGCACCAGCTGGTATTCCAAGCCCATCGCATCTGGACGACTGATGAATTTCCACTCTTTCCATCCAACTACAATGAAGATAAACATAGCATCAAACTACATAGACCGAGTAATAAGACTGACAACGAATACAAACTGGAACATCCTAAAGCAgatcatatttcaaaatcttcgCCAAAACAACTATCCTGCAGCATTAATCAACAGAATCCTATGTCACATCAACACCCAGGACAATAACCAAACCTACGACCAATCACCCATCACAACCCAACTATCTTCATCTGTTTCGCAACCATCATCATGCCATCAACATAGCTCAACCACATCACCACAACATCAAATGGATCCGAACAGCATCAATTCAGCAACAGCTAACATGACTTCCGCTCCAAACTCCATCAGCATCCAAAATCCACATCTGCCAACACAAACCGCCTACAAATCGATTCCGTTCATCCCCCAGCTGACCACCAACATCGCACACTGCCTTAAAATTGACTATCCACAG ACCGAGCTAGTTTCGTCACAGGCGTACAAGTGCTCCGTTCCCGAAAAAAAGCACAATTGGAATCAACAGCGCAGAAAGACGTGGTTCTTTCCTGTTTATATGAATCCATTCCGGAACGTGATAAAACTGAGCGAAGGAAGCTAA